In Pseudomonas abieticivorans, the genomic window TAGGCAGGAACTGCGCCAGGTAGCGCGCGCGGATCAGGGTGTAGACCGCGCGGTGCTTGCCGCTCAGGCGCTCAAGGGCCGCGGCGGCGGCCGTGGGGATGATGCCGTGGTGGGCGCTGACCTTGGCGTCGTTCCAGGCGCGGGAGCGGCGCTGGGGCTGCAAGTGTTTGGCAAGCTCGCCCAGTGCTGGGTCGGCTCGGCCCAAGGCGGCAAGGATGGCCGGCGCTTCACTGTGCTGGCTGAGCGGCAAGTAGCCGCAATCGCTGCGTGGGTAGCTGATGAGCTTGTAGGTTTCGTACAGCGCCTGGGCGATGTCCAGGGTCTCCTGCGCGCCCAGGCCGAGCTTTTTCGAGCACACCTCTTGCAGCGTGCCCAGGTCGAACGGCAACGGCGCCGGCTCTTGCAGGCGTTCGGTGCGCAGCTTGGCCACCCGCGCGCTGGCGGCACGTGCCATGGCGCTCGCAGCGTCCCGGGCCAAGGCCTGGTTCAGGCAGCGGCCCTGGTCGTCGCAGGCGCTTTCGGGCGCGCGCCACTGGGCGCTGAATACGATGCCCTCGCTGCGCAATTGCACGTCGATGGCCCAATACGCCACGGGCACGAAGTCGGCGATGCTGCGGTCGCGGTCCACCACCAGCCGCAGGGTGGGTGTCTGCACCCGGCCCACCGGCAACACGCCCTGGTAGCCGGACTGGCGGCCGAGCAGGGTGAACAGCCGGCTCATGTTCATGCCGATCAGCCAGTCGGCCCGCGAACGGCCCAACGCCGAATGGTACAGGCTGAAGGTATCGGCGCCCGGTTTGAGCGCCGCCAGGGCCTTGCCAATGGACGCCTCGTCCAGCGCCGACAGCCACAGGCGCTGGATCGGCCCGCGGTAACGGCAATGCTCCACCAGCTCGCGGGCGATCATCTCGCCCTCGCGGTCGGCGTCGGTGGCGATCACCAGCTCGCCGGCTTCGCCCAATAGCCGCTTGACCGCCTTGTACTGGCTGGCGGTCTTGGGCTTGACGGTCATCTTCCATTTTTCCGGGATGATCGGCAGGTCCGCCAGCACCCAGCGCTTGTAGCGGGCGTCGTAGGCATCGGGCGGGGCGGTTTCCAGTAGATGGCCGATGCACCAGGTGACCGTGACCCCGTTGCCTACCCAGCAGCCGTCACCGCGCCGGCTGGCGCCAAGCACCTTGGCGATGTCTTTTGCCTGGGAGGGTTTTTCACAGAGGTACAGTCGCATGGCCACCACTTTATTGCTTGTTGCGAAGGGCTCAAGGATGCTGGTTGGCAGGGGTCCTGGCAACCTTTATCTGTATGGATATACAGATAAATGTGTCGCGCCGCTCGTCGTTTTTTCAACAGGCAGTCGCCAGCCAGCGTTTTCGCTGCTAGGCTCTGGGCTAGTCCACCTTGCCGGGTGTGTTTTCTGGCAAGGGCGCGACAGCCCACTTCTGAAACAATCGTGACTCGCAGCTTTCGGCACAGCCCAAAGGCCTGCGGTAGCTCACCTCTCGTCTAGACGCAGCCCGCTCAAGCTGACGGCCCCAAGCCTTCGGCGCATTCGGCTGCGCGCCGAAAATTTGCCAACGCCAATGCCGGGGATACGGACATGCAATACGCAGCCTTCAGCGATGAACAAATCAAGACGCTGGTCGACAGCATCGACCGCGACGGTTACGCCGTGTTGCCCAACTGGGCCACGCCTGAACAATTGGCCGAGCTCAAGGGGCTGGTCACCGACAGCATCGCCTCGGCCGGCGGCAACTATGTGGCCTTGAGTGGGCGCCAGGCGGTGACCGGCACCTTGCTGCACGAGTGGGGCACCTCACCGGTGTTCATCGACTTGTGCAAACGGGTGGTCAATACCGCCACCGGCCGAGATTCGGAGGAGACTGGCCTGTTCCAGGTACTGCGCTGCCTGACCGGGTCCACCGGCCGGCGCGAGTCGATGATCTTCCACTATGACTCTTACGTGCTGACCACCATCATGCCAGTGTGCCTGCCGGAAAACGGCCCCAAGGGCGACCTGCTGATGATCCCCAACAAGCGCCCGGTACGCAGCCATTACGCCTGGAACCT contains:
- a CDS encoding DNA topoisomerase III, whose amino-acid sequence is MRLYLCEKPSQAKDIAKVLGASRRGDGCWVGNGVTVTWCIGHLLETAPPDAYDARYKRWVLADLPIIPEKWKMTVKPKTASQYKAVKRLLGEAGELVIATDADREGEMIARELVEHCRYRGPIQRLWLSALDEASIGKALAALKPGADTFSLYHSALGRSRADWLIGMNMSRLFTLLGRQSGYQGVLPVGRVQTPTLRLVVDRDRSIADFVPVAYWAIDVQLRSEGIVFSAQWRAPESACDDQGRCLNQALARDAASAMARAASARVAKLRTERLQEPAPLPFDLGTLQEVCSKKLGLGAQETLDIAQALYETYKLISYPRSDCGYLPLSQHSEAPAILAALGRADPALGELAKHLQPQRRSRAWNDAKVSAHHGIIPTAAAAALERLSGKHRAVYTLIRARYLAQFLPNHEYDRTQADFTCAGQALRAVGKQIVEPGWKRALPEALAPAKGREAPAPQPLPPLAEGRDCEVDAVTPKDLWTQPPKPYTEGDLIKAMKNVAKLVDDPRLKQKLKDTTGIGTEATRAGIIQGLIDRGYLGKQGKALHATPAAFSLIDAVPRAIADPGTTAIWEQALDMVQSGEMTLDVFVAKQSAWMSKQVERCTGLTLNISGPAPRGATPWKKSKRKPSGTAQKPAPRAKRAGTGAKSGSR